cgaacctggaATACTTCATCCTATTATTGTAAATATGATCCAAAACTCGCAAATGGGAGATGTGAGGCATCTGTGCAAAAACCAGCATACTTAAACTCTATCAAACAATCCGCCAGGCATcctaaactcacccgagccctcgagtcTCCAAATCAAGAATCAATACAAGTCTAAAATATAACACTAACTCGCTTgcatgatcaaatcatcaaaataacattcaGAATCACGAATCGGACTCCAAAATACATGAATTCAACatgaaactcaagaacttctaaaaacaCAACCACGCGTTCGATTTCTATTAAATCAACTTGGAATGACGCTAAATTTTGCGGACAAGtttcaaatgacaaaacaaacttATTCCAAGTCCAAAAATAGAAATCAAAACACAATAGCTATGAAGTCAACCTACAGTCAAACTTATAAAAGTTCTAAGTctttaaattgccaactttcggcaaAATAACACAGATCAACCTACGGACCCCCAAATTCGATTCCAGACAtatacccaagtccaaaatcaagaTACAAACCTATCAGAGCCATCAGAATATCCCTATGGGGTtgttttcacaaaagtcaaacctcggtcaatattttcaacttaagcttctaaagtgAGAATCACTCattcaaattcattctgaatCATCCGAAAATCAAATTCGACCGcgcatgcaagtcataatacacaataGGAAGACTCTCAAGACGTCGAACCATTAAATGAAACCTTAAAGatcaaaacaaccagtcgggtcattacagggTAGTCTCATTCTCGCGAAGCCATGGGCACTTCGCTATCCACTCTATAATTATTTTCAATCTTTTGGTCTCAGTATCGCAAAGCGAGACACACTTTGATGCCCCGAATAGTTTTCTCCTCAATATTCTTGGTCTCAGTCTCGCGAAGCGAGCTTCACTTTGCTACTACCTCCCCACTTTTTTTTTACTAAATGACAACTAGACGAAAATAAGAAAATTGGGTTGTCTCCCAACAAGCACTTGATTTAACGTCATAGCATGACGAATTACAACATTACAATAGGTTTCCTCCCACGAAGTGTCTGGTTTAACATCGCGGCATAACATAGGCTTTCCAGATTATACTTTGCTCACATATTGAGGTTCGTTCAATTGTATCacttatttttctccttttttgtcACTAGTTCCAAGGTAGTGTTTCAACCTTTGACCATTCACTCTAAACCTATTCGTACCATCATCTAActcaatttttgtaattttatttgaGAGCGCCTGCACTACTCTGAATGGTCCCGACCATCTATATTTTAGCTAACCTGGAAATAATTTCAATCTTGAGTTATATAGATATACTACATCTCCAGGTTTATAATTTCTCTCTAGAATATTTTTGTCATGCAtcatcttcattctctccttATATAGCCTTATGCTCTCAAAACATGGTAACGAAACTCATCAAGCTTGTGCAACTCTATGACTCCACTTGTACCCGTTATTTCCATATCGAGATTCAGCTACCTCAATGCCCACAAAGATCTATGCTCCAACTCCACGGGTAAGTGacatgctttcccaaacaccaatttATATGAATACATGCCAATTGGAGTTTTAAAAGTAGTATgataggcccagagtgcatcatctaaatTCTTCTCCCAATCCATTCTTGTAGCATTCACAGTCTTTGTTTCAACACACTCTTTATTTCTCTGTTCGACAACTCCACTTGCTCGGTTGTTTGTGGATGATATGGGCGGCAAACCTGGTGAATATATTATTTCTCAAAAAACCAATGACTCCCTTTGCATcatttgtagggagtgccacaacTTTCACCCATTTTGACACATAGTCCACAACTACAAGTATGCACTTATTTCTATATGAGCTGACAAAAGGCCCCATGAAATTGATTCCACATACATCAAACACTTCTACCTCCTGAATTGGGCTCATGGGCATCTCATGCCGGCGAGAAATATTCTTATCCATTGGCATTCATCACAACCCTTCACCTGGAGATGTGCATCTTTTAACAATGTCGGCCAGTAGAAACCCGACTCCAACACTTTCGCAGCTATCCTTACTCCCCCAAAATAGCCACCATATGGGGATGTGTGACAAACCTGCAAAATAGAAAATTGGTCTATCTAGGGGATACATCTCTGGATTATGTTATCAACACAAATCCTGAACAGATAAGGCTCATCCCAAAAGTACATACAACAATCAAggaagaactttttcttttgtagaAAGGAAAGGTCATAGGGGACAATACTACTCGCCAAGTAGTTTTCAATGTATGCATACCATGGCGCTACCTCAAGGTTTGTGGCCAATAGTTGTTCATCCGGTCAAGTCTCTACGATATCTTTAACCTCAACCTTCTTCTCTACTCCTTCTAGCCTGGGCAAGTGATCAGCCACTTGGTTCTCCGTTCCCTTCCGGTCACAGATGTCCAAGTCGAATTCTTGTGGTAGCAGTGCCCATCGAATCAGGCGTGAATTTGACTCCATCTTCTCAATTAGGTACTTGAGAGAAACATGGTCAATATAAATAATTACTTTCAAGCCTATCAGGTATGGCCTGAATTTGTCAAATGTGAACACCATTACTAGCATCTCCTTCTCGATCATCATGTAGTTTAGTTGGACACCACTCAGGGTTCTACTTgcatagtagattgggtgcatGACCTTCTCCTTTCGCTTCCCTAGCACTGCTCCCATAGCATAATCGCTTGCATCGCACATCAGCTCAAATGGTTGCTCCAGTCGGGTGCAACTATGATAGGTGCAAACATCATCCTCTTCTTTAATTCCTCAAAAGCTACCCTACAGTCATCAGAAAACACAAAGGGGTGATCGTTTTCAAGCAATTTACACAAATGGTTAGAAATcttggaaaaatcttttataaaccgcCTGTAGAACCGGCGTGACCAAGGAAACTTTTATTGCCTTGATGAAAGTGGGTGGTGGAAACTTTTCTGTTACATCAACCTTCGCACGGTCCACCTCAATGCCCTTTATTTACACTAGGTGTCCCAAGGCTATACCTTCATGTACCATGAAATCATACTTTTCCAAGTTCGGTACTAGATTGGTCTCCATACACCTCTTCAATACTCTTTTCAAATTCATAAGGCAGTCATTGAATgagttccccaccactgagaagtcatccatgaaaacctccattatgtcctctaTCATATCTGTGAAGATGGAAATCAttcacctttggaatgtggcgggtctATTGCATAGGCCAAATCGCATTCTCCGAAAGGCATAGATGCCATACGGACAGGTAACAGACATTTTCTTTCTATCCTTAGGGGCAATAGAGATCTGTTTATACCTCAAGTATCCATCCAGGAAGCAAAGTAGGACATCCCCGCCAATCTATCTAACATCTAATCAATGAgtggcaatgggaaatggtcttttcgggtggcgTTGTTCAACCTTCTGTAATCCAAATAGATTCACCATCCCGTGACTGTTCTTgttgagatcaactcattgttctcGTTTTGCACTACAGTCATTCCACCCTTCTTTGGTATACACTGAACTGGGCTGACCCAGTTACTATTAGAGATGGGGAAggtgattcccgcatctaaccacttaATCACTTTTTTCTTCACCATTtctttcatgttggggttcagccttctttgatgttctctaGAAGGTTTGTGCCCATCTTCCAGTAGAATCTTATGCATATAAAAAGTTAGGTTGATACCCTTTATATCTGTAATGGCCGAATCAATTGTAGACTTGCACTCATTCAGAACCTACAAAAGTTGTTCTATAAGTACATCTAATAAaccagatgagataataacagttAAGGTCAAGCTAGGTCCCAAGAAAGCATACATTAGGTGTgaagtaacagttttaactccAACTATGGTGGCTCTTCAATTGATGGCTTAGCTGGAGTGATCTTTTTTTCTTCTAAGTGTAAAGGCTCGAATTCGAGCTCTCTTTTCATGTACTCTTGGCCTTCAAGGGCCGAAACCCACTCTGACAAGTCCTAACCATCTACCTCTTCTAAGTTCACGAGGCAAGCCACTAGGGGTTCTTTTGCATTTAGTGCCTCATCTTCCTCCTCCAGTATCACATTCATAGCTTCAATCAGAGAGCAATTAGCAAACTCACATAAACTTCTGCACATTCAACATTATTTCTTTATCTTTACTCTCATCTTTAGTTCCCCAGTTTTACAATCAATCAAATCTCTCCTTGTGCCCAAGAAAGGCCTTCCCAAAATCATGGGATTCTCTTCGTAAACCAGGCAGTCCAGAATGACAAAATCTGCCGGAAACACAAACTTTCCAACCTTTCATAAGTACATCATCAAGTATACTTGATAGCCTCTTCACCATTCGGTCGGCTAGATGTAGTAACATGGATGTGGGCCTTGCTCTTCTAATGCCTAACCTTTTATAGATAGACAAGGGCATCAAGTTTATGCTCGCCCCCAAATCACACAATGCTTTAACAAAAGCATAGCTGTCTATGGTGCACGGAATTGTGAAAATGCCCTGGTCGGATAGCTTTATGGCTATGGGCCTTATCACAACAACACTATAAATCTGAGTCAGTGTAATAGTTTCCAGGTCTTGTAAGTCAAACTTGCGAGATATCAAGTCCTTCATTATTTTTTAACAACCGGGCATCTCCTTCAAGGCATCAATCAATGGGATGTTCACCTGAATCTGCCTCAACATCTCCATGAATTTATTATATTTCCCATCCTTCTGATATTTGTCCAACCTCTGTAGGAAGGATGCTGGAGATTGCTTCTTTCCTATGGCTTGAGTTAAATCTTGCTCATGCACTTTTTCTATTGCCTTCTCTTGCACTTTCTCAGTCTCCTTTACAGCCTCTTTTTCTTTGTTAGTTCCTCTTTGGGTTGGATGCACTCTTACTTCTATTAGCTTAGTTAACTCATCTATCTCAACTGGTACTGGCACAAGTATCTCAGTTGGCCGGCTCTCGCGAGCAATTTCTTGCTCTAAATCAAGATCTCTACCATTTCTCAGACTCACAACCATCAGTTTCTTCGGGCCCTGCTCTTTTGGGTTAACATATGTGTCTGCAGGTAACGTCCCTTGAAGACGATTGTTAATGGGCATGGATATTTGCCCTAGTTGAATCTCAATTCCCTTGATAGATAAGTCATGTGATACTACCTTTTTCGTGCATCTGGTGTGCCTTTTCTTGTATCTTGTAaaccttttcttccatttttccacTGGACCCAATGAGTTGTTGCAGCATTCTTTTAATTTTGAACGACCCATCATCTTGTCTCACT
This genomic stretch from Nicotiana sylvestris chromosome 9, ASM39365v2, whole genome shotgun sequence harbors:
- the LOC138877251 gene encoding uncharacterized protein, which translates into the protein MKDLISRKFDLQDLETITLTQIYSVVVIRPIAIKLSDQGIFTIPCTIDSYAFVKALCDLGASINLMPLSIYKRLGIRRARPTSMLLHLADRMVKRLSSILDDVLMKGWKVCVSGRFCHSGLPGLRRESHDFGKAFLGHKERFD